In one window of Anaerobacillus alkaliphilus DNA:
- a CDS encoding iron chaperone has translation MEGFSEFLAGIDDPFHRERTEEVLTWIKNKYPNLNTEIKWKQPMFTDHGTFIIGFSVSKKHLAVAPESVTITHVEDDIVKAGYDYTKELIRIPWNGPVDYNLLEKMIEFNILDKANCSTFWRK, from the coding sequence ATGGAAGGTTTTTCTGAATTTTTAGCGGGAATTGACGACCCATTCCACCGAGAAAGAACGGAAGAAGTGCTTACTTGGATAAAAAATAAGTATCCAAATCTAAACACAGAAATCAAATGGAAACAACCGATGTTTACGGATCATGGTACATTTATTATTGGCTTTAGTGTATCTAAGAAGCATTTAGCTGTCGCCCCTGAAAGCGTGACAATCACTCATGTAGAGGATGATATTGTGAAGGCTGGATATGACTACACTAAGGAGCTGATACGTATCCCTTGGAATGGTCCAGTTGATTACAACCTACTAGAGAAAATGATTGAGTTTAATATTCTGGACAAGGCAAACTGTTCTACCTTTTGGCGGAAATAA
- a CDS encoding cysteine hydrolase family protein: MTKPHDDNVPLMVIDVQNAFDDSRWGKRNNPFAEQNIKKLIEYWNVKQRLVIYVKHLSKNKESLFYYKSATSEFKEMIKPLPKDLIITKSVNSAFIGTNLEETLRENNCTNIVITGLTTNHCVDTTTRMAGNLGFNPILVSDATATFDRQSLNGETLSAEKIHEMTLANLHEEFAIIKNTEEIVTLF; this comes from the coding sequence ATGACAAAGCCACATGATGATAACGTCCCGTTAATGGTAATCGATGTCCAAAACGCTTTTGACGACTCGAGATGGGGAAAGAGAAATAATCCTTTTGCTGAACAAAATATCAAAAAGCTAATAGAGTATTGGAATGTAAAACAAAGATTAGTCATCTATGTTAAACACTTATCAAAAAATAAAGAATCTCTTTTCTACTATAAAAGCGCAACAAGTGAATTCAAGGAAATGATTAAACCTCTGCCAAAGGATCTTATTATTACCAAAAGTGTTAATAGTGCTTTTATTGGTACTAACCTTGAAGAAACATTAAGGGAAAACAATTGCACTAACATTGTTATAACGGGCTTGACCACTAACCACTGTGTTGATACAACAACTCGTATGGCCGGTAATCTTGGTTTTAATCCTATTTTAGTTTCAGATGCGACTGCAACTTTTGATAGGCAGAGTCTCAATGGGGAAACATTATCTGCCGAGAAAATACATGAGATGACTTTGGCAAATTTGCATGAGGAATTTGCAATTATTAAAAACACAGAAGAAATAGTAACTCTATTTTAA
- a CDS encoding Lrp/AsnC family transcriptional regulator, with protein MDEIDKRILIELQENARISITDLGKKIGLSTPATNERVKKLEEREVIQGYRASINPEKVNKHVTAFILYDTKKCKEFREFCIEHPSVIECHRLAGQFSYLVKVVTETVHTLEDFIDESMVYGQPSSLINLSSPVKNKPIA; from the coding sequence ATGGATGAAATTGACAAGAGAATTTTGATTGAATTGCAAGAGAATGCACGCATATCAATTACAGATCTAGGGAAAAAAATTGGGCTATCAACACCGGCAACAAATGAGAGGGTAAAAAAATTAGAGGAAAGGGAAGTTATTCAAGGGTATCGAGCTAGTATTAATCCAGAAAAAGTAAACAAGCATGTTACGGCTTTTATACTTTATGATACAAAGAAATGTAAGGAGTTTAGAGAGTTCTGCATTGAGCATCCAAGTGTAATAGAGTGCCATAGGCTAGCTGGACAATTTAGTTATTTAGTAAAGGTAGTAACAGAAACAGTTCACACTCTTGAGGACTTTATAGACGAATCAATGGTCTATGGACAACCCTCATCATTAATTAACCTATCATCACCGGTCAAGAATAAACCTATTGCTTAA
- a CDS encoding ABC transporter ATP-binding protein, with translation MSVLELKNVSKKFGNFVALDGVNLELNQGEVLGFIGPNGAGKSTTIRVILGLLRKTGGEAKLFGKDPWVDAVDLHKRLAYVPGDVHLWPNLTGGEVIDLFGKLRGSMNTKRRSELLERFDLDPRKKCRTYSKGNRQKVALISAFASDVDLFILDEPTSGLDPLMEMVFQDCVAEAKANGKTVLLSSHILAEVERLCDRVSIIKKGKVVETGTLGELRHLTRTAVTVETEREITGLHDLQGVFDVSVKGNKAQFQVDNQKLDSVLRHLLPFEIKTITSTPPSLEDLFMRHYDNEISSTQQSGRG, from the coding sequence ATGTCTGTACTAGAATTAAAAAACGTATCAAAGAAGTTCGGAAACTTTGTTGCTTTGGATGGAGTGAACTTAGAATTAAATCAAGGGGAAGTATTAGGATTTATTGGACCTAATGGAGCTGGGAAATCGACTACTATTCGCGTTATCCTCGGGTTATTAAGAAAAACGGGGGGTGAAGCGAAATTATTCGGCAAGGATCCGTGGGTAGATGCTGTTGACCTTCATAAACGTTTGGCATATGTCCCAGGGGATGTCCATTTATGGCCGAATTTAACTGGTGGAGAAGTTATTGATCTGTTTGGCAAATTAAGAGGGAGTATGAATACGAAACGCAGGTCAGAGCTACTTGAGCGTTTCGATCTTGATCCAAGAAAAAAATGTAGAACCTATTCAAAAGGCAACAGACAAAAAGTAGCGCTTATTTCTGCCTTTGCATCGGATGTCGACTTATTTATTTTAGATGAGCCGACATCAGGCTTGGACCCTTTAATGGAGATGGTTTTCCAAGATTGCGTTGCAGAAGCGAAAGCTAATGGGAAAACAGTGCTACTTTCTAGTCATATACTTGCTGAAGTAGAAAGACTATGTGACAGAGTCAGTATTATAAAGAAAGGAAAGGTTGTAGAAACGGGGACTTTGGGAGAGTTACGTCACTTAACTCGAACTGCTGTTACCGTTGAGACAGAGCGTGAAATTACCGGGTTACATGATTTACAGGGTGTTTTTGATGTATCAGTGAAGGGGAATAAAGCCCAATTTCAAGTCGATAATCAAAAGCTTGACTCGGTATTACGTCACCTGCTCCCATTCGAAATAAAGACAATAACAAGTACACCACCATCACTAGAAGATCTTTTTATGCGACATTACGATAATGAAATAAGTAGTACTCAGCAATCTGGTAGGGGGTGA
- a CDS encoding SRPBCC family protein gives MSNYGRLHEKEGRFVLVFKRNFPFSAEQVFRYITDPQYFTQWYPFATGEMDLSIGGKIKFDDGEGSIYEAVVTEFIPPHSFCFREVDDLVEISIDKVDQGCTLTFSHTFDDRAMAIYTAAGWHRCLDVLGQLIHGRRIEWEDNALELREYYEIKFD, from the coding sequence ATGAGTAACTATGGAAGACTCCATGAAAAAGAAGGTAGATTTGTTTTAGTTTTTAAACGCAACTTTCCGTTTAGTGCTGAACAAGTATTTCGTTATATAACGGATCCTCAGTATTTCACTCAGTGGTATCCATTTGCAACTGGAGAAATGGATCTTAGTATTGGTGGAAAGATAAAGTTTGATGATGGAGAAGGGTCAATCTATGAGGCCGTTGTTACCGAATTCATTCCTCCACATTCCTTTTGTTTTCGGGAAGTTGATGATTTGGTAGAGATCAGCATAGATAAGGTTGATCAAGGGTGTACTTTGACGTTTAGCCATACGTTTGATGATCGAGCAATGGCGATTTATACTGCTGCAGGATGGCATAGATGCTTGGATGTTCTTGGTCAATTAATTCATGGTCGTAGAATTGAATGGGAAGATAATGCACTTGAATTACGTGAATACTATGAAATAAAGTTTGATTAA
- a CDS encoding DUF1272 domain-containing protein — MGLEMRKSCEACEINISIETNAYICTHECTFCETCTENMNYICPNCGGELVRRPKPSGTCPITSK, encoded by the coding sequence ATGGGATTAGAAATGAGAAAGTCTTGTGAAGCTTGTGAAATAAACATATCAATAGAAACCAATGCTTATATTTGTACTCACGAATGTACTTTTTGTGAAACTTGCACAGAAAATATGAATTACATCTGCCCCAATTGCGGAGGGGAGTTGGTTAGACGCCCTAAACCTAGTGGAACTTGCCCCATCACTTCTAAGTAA
- a CDS encoding TetR/AcrR family transcriptional regulator codes for MNTKFFEIDPIKQRKIVNAAMREFAHKGYKKASTNEIVKDSGISKGLLFHYFRNKKELYLYLFDRAVEIANEEFYAGIKFTETDVIKIWRKMALLKFNLMRQFPEIINFIMSAYFEEAEEVVVELQGRKEHFNPAKVNDLFINIDASKFREDLEVDKVLQVITWTMEGVIEQERNKAKDLPIENYNLDETIEKIDHCLDVLKDCFYK; via the coding sequence ATGAATACTAAATTTTTTGAGATCGATCCAATTAAACAACGAAAGATAGTAAATGCTGCTATGAGAGAGTTTGCGCATAAGGGGTATAAAAAGGCTTCTACAAATGAGATTGTAAAAGATTCTGGTATTTCAAAGGGGCTTCTCTTTCATTACTTTAGAAATAAAAAAGAGTTGTATTTATATTTGTTTGATAGAGCAGTGGAAATTGCAAATGAAGAGTTTTATGCAGGAATTAAATTTACGGAGACGGATGTAATAAAAATATGGCGTAAGATGGCTTTGTTAAAGTTTAACTTGATGCGTCAATTTCCTGAGATCATTAATTTTATCATGTCCGCTTATTTTGAAGAAGCAGAAGAAGTAGTAGTTGAACTGCAAGGTAGAAAAGAGCATTTTAATCCTGCAAAAGTAAATGACCTTTTTATAAACATTGATGCATCAAAATTTAGAGAAGATCTAGAAGTGGACAAAGTCTTACAAGTGATTACTTGGACAATGGAAGGCGTTATTGAACAAGAGAGGAATAAGGCAAAGGATCTGCCAATTGAAAACTATAATCTGGATGAAACGATAGAAAAGATCGATCACTGTTTAGATGTGTTAAAAGACTGCTTTTATAAATAG
- a CDS encoding NAD-dependent epimerase/dehydratase family protein, with the protein MKKIVVTGGSGLLGSAVIKEFLEHGYEVINADIKHPQEALCRTVITDLTNLGEVYGVLAGAYAVVHLAAIPVAYSHPNEVTFQNNVMSTYNILEAAGNLGIKKAVISSSESSYGICFSSQRLTPQYVPMDEEHPQLPDESYGLSKIVNEKTADMIHRRTGMQVVSFRLGNVITPEMYKNFPGFIHDPQQRNTILWSYIDSRDAATAYRLAVEAEGLGSVALNIGADETSMDIESKQLMELCFPDVKDFRKDITGFDPLLNTDKAKKLLNWKPVHKWRNYVNL; encoded by the coding sequence ATGAAAAAGATAGTAGTAACAGGTGGAAGTGGTTTACTAGGTTCAGCGGTAATTAAAGAATTTTTAGAACATGGGTATGAAGTCATTAATGCTGATATTAAGCATCCACAAGAGGCACTCTGCAGGACAGTTATAACAGACTTAACGAATCTGGGTGAAGTATATGGGGTATTGGCTGGGGCTTACGCAGTGGTTCATCTTGCAGCTATTCCGGTTGCGTATTCACATCCTAATGAAGTAACGTTTCAAAATAATGTTATGTCCACTTATAACATTTTAGAAGCGGCAGGCAATTTAGGAATTAAAAAAGCGGTAATCTCTTCAAGTGAGTCTTCGTATGGTATTTGTTTTTCAAGCCAAAGGTTAACACCTCAATATGTACCAATGGATGAGGAACACCCGCAATTGCCGGATGAAAGTTATGGTTTATCTAAGATTGTCAATGAAAAAACAGCTGATATGATCCACCGTAGAACGGGAATGCAGGTAGTATCATTCCGTTTAGGAAATGTTATAACTCCTGAGATGTATAAGAATTTTCCAGGATTTATCCATGATCCACAACAGAGAAATACCATTTTGTGGAGTTACATTGATTCACGAGATGCAGCGACTGCTTACCGATTAGCTGTTGAGGCAGAGGGTCTTGGTTCTGTTGCCCTTAATATAGGAGCGGATGAAACAAGTATGGATATTGAGAGTAAACAACTAATGGAACTATGTTTCCCGGATGTAAAAGACTTTAGAAAAGATATAACAGGCTTTGATCCCCTGTTAAATACTGATAAGGCTAAGAAGCTTTTAAATTGGAAGCCAGTTCATAAATGGAGAAATTATGTAAACCTATAA
- a CDS encoding DinB family protein translates to MSKAKVFLDSWLRHRLVTNDIIEMVTDKDLDFKPWEGAMSLKELTLHIVQSGDIFVRATQLGAVEKPSEVQEITTAEELKQVVRNLTANSQSNLESLTDEQLDNLIDVTNLFGTHLPGHVLLNMMRDHEIHHKGQLFIYARMIGLENLPLFVKHQL, encoded by the coding sequence ATGAGTAAAGCTAAAGTATTTTTAGATAGTTGGTTGCGTCATCGTCTAGTTACAAATGACATTATTGAAATGGTCACAGATAAAGACCTTGATTTCAAACCTTGGGAAGGTGCGATGTCCCTAAAGGAGCTTACATTACATATCGTCCAATCTGGGGATATATTTGTTCGAGCAACACAGCTTGGAGCTGTTGAAAAGCCGTCGGAAGTACAGGAGATTACTACTGCTGAGGAGTTAAAACAAGTAGTTCGTAACTTAACAGCAAATTCACAAAGCAATCTTGAAAGCTTAACAGATGAACAATTGGACAATCTTATTGATGTAACAAACCTGTTTGGAACTCATTTACCAGGACATGTTTTATTAAATATGATGAGAGATCATGAAATTCATCACAAAGGTCAGCTATTTATTTACGCTCGAATGATCGGCCTTGAGAACTTACCTCTGTTTGTTAAACATCAATTGTAG
- a CDS encoding ABC transporter permease translates to MRKEFKGTATLTSLAIKRDRLKLFAWLTVITTLVTSVGIAMSDLMPTQEEVLKQVVARAESPAIRLFDIPAAGLSLEAAMLMRSSILIGIIILLVSMQIVIRHTRQNEETGRTEMISSTAVGKYSSLASGLIVTVLFNILVGVAIAASMLFNNFQLEGSLLIGLAFAGVGIAFAGITSIAVQLSQTSSGAAGMVTLTFGVLFLISSIGNVLGEFNRNTFAVESHWLVWLSPWGWLGQVYAFHDNNWWILLLFCILFFATVCIAFYLVTKRDVGMGLFPAKKGPAFASRMLLSPFGLMWRLQRRLILSWVVAMFIFGMVIGAIGNEIRDMVSGLNDNQLLEMFGGNPDLVSSIMASFVAFLATFVAVYFVLAMLRIRHDEVDGFMEGVLATAVSRFHLLMSQLICVGLGLGAILFFLALGAAITAKVSTGDAMLQTILEVTLSQAPAILTIGAFTILMIGIFPKGAIAVSIAAAMFSLISGPMFGTMLGLPEVVQNISPFTHTVIDQSGNLDWRSGLGLMVIALLFTAFGVISFCRRNLSF, encoded by the coding sequence ATGCGAAAAGAGTTTAAAGGAACAGCTACTTTAACTTCTCTTGCTATTAAGCGGGACCGACTAAAATTATTTGCTTGGCTAACGGTGATTACGACCTTAGTTACTTCGGTAGGTATTGCTATGAGTGATTTAATGCCTACGCAAGAAGAAGTGTTAAAACAGGTTGTGGCTAGAGCAGAAAGCCCAGCAATTCGCTTATTTGATATACCTGCAGCGGGGCTTAGTCTAGAAGCTGCGATGTTGATGAGAAGTTCTATCCTAATTGGTATTATCATTCTATTAGTAAGTATGCAGATTGTTATACGTCACACTAGACAGAATGAGGAAACAGGACGAACGGAGATGATTAGTTCGACTGCGGTAGGTAAGTATTCTAGTTTAGCATCAGGATTAATTGTAACTGTTCTTTTTAATATATTAGTAGGAGTTGCGATTGCAGCATCGATGTTATTTAATAATTTTCAACTAGAGGGATCTCTATTAATTGGCTTAGCTTTTGCTGGGGTAGGGATTGCCTTTGCAGGTATTACGTCCATCGCAGTACAGCTATCTCAAACTTCTAGTGGTGCAGCTGGCATGGTTACTCTCACCTTTGGAGTACTCTTTTTGATCAGCTCTATCGGTAATGTACTAGGGGAGTTTAATAGAAATACCTTTGCTGTTGAAAGTCATTGGTTAGTATGGTTGTCACCGTGGGGCTGGCTTGGTCAAGTATATGCATTTCATGATAATAATTGGTGGATTCTTTTGTTATTCTGCATCCTGTTTTTTGCGACTGTATGTATTGCATTCTACCTAGTTACAAAAAGGGATGTTGGAATGGGATTATTTCCTGCCAAAAAGGGACCTGCCTTTGCTTCTAGAATGTTGTTAAGTCCATTTGGATTAATGTGGAGGCTTCAACGTAGGCTAATTCTTAGTTGGGTTGTTGCAATGTTTATCTTCGGAATGGTAATTGGTGCAATAGGTAATGAAATACGAGACATGGTATCAGGATTAAACGATAACCAACTGCTAGAAATGTTTGGTGGAAATCCAGATTTAGTTAGTTCCATCATGGCATCATTTGTTGCATTTTTAGCTACATTTGTGGCTGTGTATTTTGTATTGGCTATGTTAAGGATACGTCATGATGAAGTAGACGGATTTATGGAAGGAGTACTCGCTACGGCAGTTAGTAGATTTCATTTATTGATGAGTCAGCTTATTTGTGTCGGTTTAGGGTTAGGAGCCATTTTATTCTTTTTAGCATTAGGTGCTGCCATCACTGCTAAAGTGTCTACAGGTGATGCTATGCTTCAAACAATATTGGAAGTCACTTTATCTCAAGCTCCTGCCATTCTTACCATTGGAGCTTTTACAATTCTTATGATAGGGATTTTTCCAAAAGGTGCAATTGCTGTATCCATTGCTGCAGCCATGTTTAGTTTAATATCAGGTCCAATGTTTGGTACAATGCTTGGTTTACCAGAGGTAGTTCAAAACATTTCTCCATTCACTCATACGGTTATCGACCAATCAGGAAATCTAGATTGGAGATCTGGTTTAGGGCTAATGGTAATTGCATTACTATTTACAGCGTTTGGGGTTATTAGCTTTTGTCGCCGTAACTTATCTTTTTAA
- a CDS encoding VOC family protein yields MSKGVLGTNVVAQVGIIVKDIEKTSQAFADFFGVEKPPANPTDPLDKTQTRYKGQPTEARAKLAFFDMGSLQLELIEPDEHPSTWREHLDTHGEGVHHIAFVVKDMKETVAKMEAENMPLVQKGEYTGGRYAYMETFKDLKVMLELLENDN; encoded by the coding sequence ATGAGTAAAGGTGTATTAGGCACAAATGTTGTGGCACAAGTAGGGATTATTGTAAAGGATATTGAAAAAACGTCTCAAGCTTTTGCGGATTTTTTTGGAGTAGAAAAGCCGCCAGCAAATCCAACAGATCCTCTAGATAAGACGCAAACAAGATATAAAGGGCAGCCAACAGAGGCCCGAGCAAAGTTGGCATTCTTTGATATGGGATCTTTACAGCTTGAATTGATCGAACCTGATGAGCATCCTAGTACTTGGAGAGAACATTTAGATACTCATGGCGAAGGGGTTCATCATATAGCCTTTGTGGTAAAAGATATGAAAGAAACAGTTGCTAAAATGGAAGCTGAAAATATGCCTTTAGTTCAAAAAGGAGAATATACTGGCGGAAGATATGCTTATATGGAAACCTTTAAAGATTTAAAAGTGATGCTTGAATTGTTAGAAAACGATAATTAA
- a CDS encoding NADH:flavin oxidoreductase/NADH oxidase — protein sequence MCMNLMTPFSYKGLELKNKILMPPMCQFQVTAKDGIPNEWHYVHYVSRAIGGAGLIIIEMTDVEPDGRITDRDLGIWSDSHIEPFRRIIEQCHQYGAKVAIQIAHAGRKAEDAAVPVAPSAIPYSEESKVPRELTVDDIHRLIDQFRAATKRAIAAGVDTIELHGAHGYLLHQFQSPYINHREDEYGKDLARFGVEVIQAMKAEMPAEMPLIMRISATEYVEGGYDINYALQLCERYKEAGVDIFHVSTGGEGPVLSMFNTGPGYQVKYAEQIRKQLNIPVIAVGALDNPDFANSVIQEEKADLVAVGRGMLHDPYWAHHAAVKLGQETQAPGVYQDHMKQRV from the coding sequence ATTTGCATGAATTTGATGACACCTTTTTCATATAAAGGACTTGAGCTGAAAAATAAAATCCTGATGCCGCCCATGTGCCAATTCCAAGTAACAGCCAAGGATGGAATACCAAATGAATGGCACTATGTTCATTATGTCAGTAGGGCAATTGGCGGAGCAGGATTAATTATCATCGAAATGACAGATGTTGAACCTGATGGACGCATTACAGATAGAGATTTGGGGATATGGTCAGACTCTCATATTGAGCCCTTCAGGAGAATTATCGAACAATGCCATCAATATGGAGCAAAGGTTGCTATCCAAATTGCACATGCAGGCCGTAAAGCAGAAGACGCAGCGGTACCTGTTGCACCTTCTGCGATACCGTACTCTGAAGAATCAAAAGTTCCACGCGAACTAACCGTAGATGATATCCATAGATTAATTGACCAGTTTCGAGCTGCTACAAAAAGAGCAATTGCGGCTGGAGTGGATACGATTGAATTGCACGGTGCACATGGGTATTTGTTGCATCAATTTCAATCACCGTATATTAATCACAGGGAAGATGAATATGGTAAGGATCTGGCTCGATTCGGAGTGGAGGTTATTCAGGCAATGAAAGCTGAAATGCCAGCAGAAATGCCTTTAATCATGCGGATTTCTGCGACAGAGTATGTCGAAGGAGGGTATGACATCAATTATGCGCTGCAACTATGCGAAAGGTATAAGGAAGCTGGTGTCGATATCTTTCATGTTTCAACAGGAGGGGAAGGCCCGGTTTTGAGCATGTTTAACACCGGTCCAGGATATCAGGTCAAATATGCAGAGCAAATTCGAAAGCAATTAAATATCCCTGTAATAGCCGTAGGTGCTCTTGACAATCCAGATTTTGCCAACAGTGTCATTCAGGAGGAAAAAGCAGATCTGGTTGCTGTAGGAAGAGGTATGTTGCATGACCCATATTGGGCTCATCATGCTGCTGTTAAGTTAGGCCAAGAGACTCAAGCCCCAGGAGTTTATCAAGATCATATGAAACAAAGAGTTTAG
- a CDS encoding tRNA dihydrouridine synthase, which produces MKENFWRDLPRPFFILAPMEEVTDVVFRHVVSAAARPDVFFTEFANSESYCHPEGNKSVRGRLTFTEDEQPIVAHIWGDNPDNFRRMSIGMAEQGFKGLDINMGCPVPNVARHGKGSGLILRPEVAAELIQAAKVGGLPVSVKTRLGFTELDEWREWLTHILKQEIVNLSIHLRTREEMSKVDAHWELIPEIKKLRDEVAPDTLLTINGDILDRQTGLMLANQYGVDGVMIGRGIFHNPFAFEKEPREHSSKELLDLLRLHMDLHDKYSGLELRPFRALHRFFKIYVKGFPGASDLRNRLMNTKSTDEVREMIDQFASKSFVGEVE; this is translated from the coding sequence ATGAAAGAAAATTTTTGGCGTGATTTACCACGACCTTTTTTTATACTTGCACCAATGGAAGAAGTGACGGATGTTGTTTTTCGCCATGTAGTAAGTGCGGCAGCGAGACCTGATGTGTTTTTTACAGAGTTTGCAAACAGCGAGAGTTATTGTCACCCTGAGGGAAACAAAAGTGTACGTGGTCGCTTGACGTTTACAGAGGATGAACAACCAATTGTCGCCCATATCTGGGGAGATAATCCGGATAACTTTCGTCGAATGAGTATTGGTATGGCCGAACAGGGGTTTAAGGGTTTGGATATCAATATGGGCTGTCCTGTACCTAATGTGGCACGGCATGGAAAGGGAAGTGGCCTAATCCTTCGTCCAGAAGTTGCTGCTGAATTAATTCAAGCAGCAAAAGTAGGGGGATTGCCTGTAAGTGTCAAGACTAGGCTTGGGTTCACGGAACTAGACGAATGGCGCGAGTGGCTGACACATATTTTAAAACAAGAAATCGTCAATCTTTCCATTCATCTACGGACAAGAGAAGAGATGAGCAAAGTAGATGCTCATTGGGAGTTAATTCCGGAGATTAAGAAACTTCGGGACGAGGTAGCACCGGATACACTCTTGACGATCAATGGCGATATCCTCGATCGTCAAACTGGCTTGATGCTTGCCAACCAATATGGTGTTGATGGGGTTATGATCGGCCGTGGGATTTTCCATAATCCATTTGCTTTTGAAAAAGAGCCGAGAGAACACAGTAGTAAGGAGTTACTTGATCTTTTACGATTGCATATGGATCTTCATGATAAATACTCTGGATTAGAGCTACGTCCGTTTAGGGCACTTCATCGCTTTTTTAAGATCTATGTTAAAGGGTTTCCAGGGGCAAGTGACTTAAGAAATCGCCTAATGAACACAAAGTCAACAGATGAAGTACGTGAAATGATTGATCAATTTGCATCAAAAAGTTTTGTTGGTGAGGTAGAATAG